The DNA sequence TGATGCAGAGATTTTTGTGAAGTTTAGAGGCAAGTTAATTCAAAGAACAGCTACGATAAAAGATGTTATAAGAGTTTCTGTAACGCACTAGTCTGCGAAAAATGCATACCTGTAGTTGGAATGCCCTTGCTCGTTCTCCTGCAAGGACTCCTCTAGTTGAATGGAGCTCCTGTTGATCACCCGATATGGCTTTCAGGCATAAATCACTTAACGTAACAACAGATAACTTGGTTTTCAAACAAGAACATTAAGGTACGAAGTTTCACAGTACCTTCTGGGTATCATCCAAAACCGCCTTGAGGAAAGCCACATCGTGCTCAAGCCTGACGTTGTCAGAATGAACAATATTTGAGAGGTTGTTAGCCTCTTCTTGCGCTATCTCTACACCCGCAACCTTTTCCTTCAGAAATTCCATCTCCTTCGCAGTGTCTGACAATTTTCTCTCCATCTCCTGTCTGCTCTTGAGGGCCGAGGATAAATTTTTCTCAGCAGCTTCCTGGCTGGCCATCACAGTAGCTAACTTTCCTTCTAAAATTCCATTCTTTCTTATTAGTGTGGCCATCTTCGATTCATAGTAGTGGTACATACTTGAAGCAGTTGATAGGGCTCCTAGTTTACTATCATTTTCTGGGAACACGGCATCGTTGTTATCCGTTGAAAGGTTTCCAGTTCCATGATGGTGAGgatttgaattttcaaaatcaTATCCAGATAGTATCTCCTCCGAAAAGAGTCTGCCTCCATATATGTTAGTCTGGACTCCTGAATCAGATTGACTGGTTTTCTTTTCTATTGGCTGAAATTAATGCAACAGTAAGTCATTAGATCATCAAAAATGGTGTACGTTTATCGAAGAATGACTGCATAGGGAAACAGATTTTTCTTGCTATTGTATGTACAACTGAActcaaaagtttttttttatttttctaaatcaTGCAAGTTCCATCTGAGAATTCAAATCTGGTAAAGATGATGACATAAGTCAGGTAGTGAtcattaattaagaaaaacttctGCAGCTTACCTGCGAGAAAGAACTTTCATCTTCTGAACTTTTTGCCACCTTAACAGTCGTGTTGAATTCTTCTTCATTGTGGAATTGTTTCCTAAGTGAAACGTTGCCAGAAACAGGATTCGGATCAACAAGCAAGGACTCTGACAAAGATTTTCTTCCAGAACCATGTTGTTCAATTGCAGATGCAAGATTTTGTCTGGTAACCGAATTAACCGAGCGTTGGGAAGAAGCATTACTTAGTTGAGAAGCCAAGCCTGTGGATGATGCGCGTTTCTCAGGCAGCAAAGTTCCAGGGCCTTTGCTGGGAAAAGATCGACgacttatggatgattcattcttTTCCATGGTCAGTACTTCAACCtgtaacaaaaaaaagtttagGTAATGAGCTAAagttttatgagaaatcaacTAAAGTCTAAAAACAGAAAGATGAGTTTCCAATAACCTGATTCGTTGGTTCCTTTCTGCATCCCccaaaagaaacaagaaaatccTTTTCTTTGTGTTGCACGAGCTCTAGGCTGAAACCCTGAGAATATAACATAAGAACAGTGTTTAAAGCACCAGCCAAAAAATTATTTCTGCGCTACATTATTTTAgaggaaaagaagaaatcaacacCAATGAAAATTATGCTACAGGTAAAAATCACCGCTGCACACCTTATTGGCGGTGATTGAAGAAGGAGGCGATGCAATGGCCACTGACCACTCAAGTTTCAAGATATCAAAGATCAGAGTCTCAGCATGTCCTGGAACGATTAGGATAAGTCAATATAAGATTTGCATCCcttttcaatgtttcaagcgCTGAGttaaggaaaaatgaaaatcatgcaTATAATATGTCAGTACATAAACAGAGAGAAGACTTCAAGCATGTCATTCAATTATGAGGCATACGTTTTTTCCTGCTTCCACCCCCAACGATATACCATTTGGTTCCACATAGGACCCCACAGCAACCAGCCCTAGGAGATGGATGGAAACCTCGTTTCTTTATTCTTGACCACTCCATCTGAGAGAAAATCCGATCAGCGTGTCAAAGGTAAACTTTACATTCTCATCCATGAAGAGATGAAATATTGGCTACTTAATCAGGAAGTTTATAAGATGCAAGAATGGGAGAGAATTCACTCACAGTTTCAAAGTCCATTGAATACAAATCATTCAAAGTCTTGGATTTTGATGTGCCTCCAAATATAAAAAGAGTTTTATCATCATAAAGAGCTGCTACGGGGTTGGACCTTGCAGATGGTCCTGTACCGCTGCACATATATCAATTATATATCAAAGTTGAGACAAAATCTGTGTCTACCAAAATAAGAAAGGAGAAGGGTTCATTAGCAACCATGTGCAATGTAATATTTGTTACAGATAGTTCGATCAAAGAACAATATCATTGAATTTCACACAACTTAAGAAAAACCCACTCACGTGCAATGAAGGGGTAACCATGTCAACGACTTCAGATCAAACATATGCAAATCGTTCAATTTCCTCCTTTTAGCATCTTCACCTCCAAATAGGATTAATGTAGAGCTTGCCCTGACTACAGTGTGACCAGTGCGAGCAACCTTCCATGCATGAGATATGTGGGTGGGTTAAATTATCACTCCATTTAACTATCATTAGTTGAGTAATTCACAATTCCTCAGTAAGACAATAACTTAGAGATACGGTACTAAAGGGTATATAATTTTAACAATGTAGTAATTAGTTACACCTACTGGTTcaatataattttaaatatgTAGTATTTAAAATTATGCTGAAgataaaaaacaatgaaaaaggcTCAAGCAGTCGTGTTATAACTTTTCAAGTGTAAGGCCTACGAAAAAATTATACTAAAGCTGAAGAAATGTTTGTGCATTGAAGAAAGAGATAATGTACCGGTATATCGCCCTTTGCTTCCATATGAGACCAGCATTCTGTCTCTGTATCAAATGCCCAAACTGCACAAATGAATGAAACATTGGACAATTTCATACAAGCACAAGCAAAAAAGTGATGTTTTCATGAAGCTTCAAAGACAAACTTTAACCTGAAATTTTGTCGCTCCCCGGTTCAGTTTTTCCTCCAATGAGGAGTGCCTTTTTCCCCCAAGACACCTAGACAGGAGAAATGAtggagaaaaattcaaaatatcaaGCAAGACATTATTGTTGATTCCAATTTATGATATGCTAACCTTCTTATAGTCCACATATACAGAAACAATCAACCTTTCCATGGTATTTTTTCTCAATGTTGCTCGGAAACTAGGTCCTAGGAAATGGTTTTTTTATATCTAATGTGTTTCGCGAGTTTATTCAAATTTTTGTATTGCATAGGGAAGGAACTATACACTTTTTCATGATAACAAAGGAAATGCAAACAAACAAGACAACAAGGTTTGGTACATATATATGATTGTACCAGTTTGTGGCCCTTGCATGCAGGGATCTTTAATGGCAGACTGCTCGGTGACAAGTAAAGCTTTGACGAAGCAGTGGTCCACGTAAAACTATCAAAATTAAGCACCTGACATTTGCAAACACCACTATCAAATTAATTATCAAACAAATCCCAAAGATTCCTACTCCAAACTTCAACCAAATTTCCTGCTCATACCCCTTGAAATGTAAATTTACGCGATAAACACACATTATCCTACCTGTACATCATCTAGCAATTCATTCCCAGATTCACCACCAACAACTATCATCTTGTTCCCAATTACAGCAGCAGCATGCTGTtcaggaaaattaaaaaaaatataaat is a window from the Malus domestica chromosome 16, GDT2T_hap1 genome containing:
- the LOC103403779 gene encoding acyl-CoA-binding domain-containing protein 6 yields the protein MFGFSRRRMKLGRLKVQLSDSAQGTRSPIRHPKRNNSSNNECDVPATSNSDELDSQCLSAVPEISNSATGSSENWMVLLISGDQPTPRFNHAAAVIGNKMIVVGGESGNELLDDVQVLNFDSFTWTTASSKLYLSPSSLPLKIPACKGHKLVSWGKKALLIGGKTEPGSDKISVWAFDTETECWSHMEAKGDIPVARTGHTVVRASSTLILFGGEDAKRRKLNDLHMFDLKSLTWLPLHCTGTGPSARSNPVAALYDDKTLFIFGGTSKSKTLNDLYSMDFETMEWSRIKKRGFHPSPRAGCCGVLCGTKWYIVGGGSRKKRHAETLIFDILKLEWSVAIASPPSSITANKGFSLELVQHKEKDFLVSFGGCRKEPTNQVEVLTMEKNESSISRRSFPSKGPGTLLPEKRASSTGLASQLSNASSQRSVNSVTRQNLASAIEQHGSGRKSLSESLLVDPNPVSGNVSLRKQFHNEEEFNTTVKVAKSSEDESSFSQPIEKKTSQSDSGVQTNIYGGRLFSEEILSGYDFENSNPHHHGTGNLSTDNNDAVFPENDSKLGALSTASSMYHYYESKMATLIRKNGILEGKLATVMASQEAAEKNLSSALKSRQEMERKLSDTAKEMEFLKEKVAGVEIAQEEANNLSNIVHSDNVRLEHDVAFLKAVLDDTQKELHSTRGVLAGERARAFQLQVEVFHLKQRLQSMENRAPTPRKPF